The genomic segment AAAAGGTAAGGGAGGTCAGAGGGCCAAGGTGGTAACTCGTAGCACTGTTCTCAAATCCTCACCTGAGGAGGCAAGAGAACCTAGAGGGGCAGGTGGGCTCAGCTAGCTGCCTGCCCCTATAGGTTCATACTGGGCCTGCCAGCTGGGTTAGAGACAGGAAAACCCTCTGCTTAAGAGGAACCCCTGCATAGGGGTTGAGTCAGGGGACTGGAGAGATAGATAAGGCTGTGAGAAAGCGGGCCTAGCAGGATCAAGGGAGTTGTCCAGATAACACGAGACAAATAAGATCATTTGGCATCTGGCTTTATTGGAAGCCTACCATGGAATCAGTGCAGCTGCTCTTTGCCTTGTCCTTTTAGGTTCAGACAGGTAACATCTTGATGTTACTAGCCCTTAATCATTGTACAAATCCTTGTGGTTTCCTACACCTGTCCCACATCTTTGTCAATAGTCTCTCTTTTAAATTATCTATTAAATCAATTATTCTAATGTGTCCCCCTACTAAATTATCTATTCAATTAATTATTCTAATATGAATGTACCCTCTATTTGCTGCTGGGACCTTATTGATATACAagctattcttatttatttatttattaaggtatcattgatatacactcttacgaaggttccacaagaaaaacattgtggttattacattcaccattatcaagttccccccaataccccattgcagtcactgtccataagtaaGTGTAGTAAGATTACAAGCTATTCTTTTACTGGTTCTGGGAGGCCTCCTGGGACTCTGGTTCTCAGCAACCAGCTCTGGATATGGAGGATAGGCACAGGGGTTTAAATGGTGGACCCTTGCAGGGGAGGTGTGTGAGGAAAGCACAAAAGGTAAGGATAGAGATTATGACTTAATTGATGTACTTCAGAGATCCTGGTAGGAGTGGAATTTGGCAATGCATTTAGACCAAACACTTTGAGATAGGTGGAGATTAGCTGGGTCTAATCTGAAGCAGAGGTAGGGTGGGGGCATTAGGAGGCAGGAGACTGGAATAAGACCATGACCCAGGACCACTAACATCACTCAGATCTTATTTCACTTGCTCTCTGGAGAACAGAAGCCCACACTGGGGGAGGATGACTGATTAAAGTGAGTCCACTGGAGTGCCTGCACAGGGTCTGGCGCTAGTGGGCCACTCTACAATTTTGTCAGAAGAAATGAAGATGCTAACAAAACAGCCTGGGGAGAAGGACATTCTTCTCTACTGACTTTCAGAATATACTCACATGGAAGGAATGTTTGTGAGATGCAGAACTGGAATTTTAAAACAGGTTTGTCATTATTTAGTAAATGCTGGAAAAGTGACAAAATTtggaaatgttaatttaaaaacacCACCACCCTGGAGCAGTAAATCTGGTTTTATTTATCAGGTCATGTGATACTTCcctaagtaaaataaagaatttatGCACATTGGAAATTGAGCTTTTATTGTGTAAACTTAATAGAATGTGCAATCCtgaaaacaagacagaaataaagtgtgtgtgtctgtggggaaATGACTCAGATATTATTTCCCTAAATTTTCCcagggtctttgcacatgctgttcccaaTGCCTGGAaccttcttctccttcctcacaCCTGGAAGGAGGTGAGGTTTTCTTGCTTTGCTCTGATAGAACTCTTGTACTTTTCCTTCACAGCACTATCACTGTTGGAGGCCATGTTTCCATGTGGTCATTTGATTAATGTCCTGTCTTGCTCCTTAGCTGATGACCTCCATGAAGGCAAGAACTGTGCTCTGATTGCCAGTGTTGCTCTAGGACTTAATGCCTGACACTTGCCAGATGCTCAGTAGCTATTCCACAGATGACTGCCTAAAGGACTTTGAAAGCGAGTCAGTTAAGACTGGCTTTCCAagtaagaaaaggtgaattgtaATATATAACTCTGGTAACCTTGGGCCTGTTTTGCCCACATTTCTCCAGGTAAAGACCTTTTTCTGACACTGCTCTAATGGGAACATGTGACACCAGCATGGTAACTGCTGACATAAGGACTTCATGTGGACGGGTAGTGAAGACTTTAGTTAGGTAAACCCTGTCCTGATAGCATGAGGGCAATAACTCCTCTGATTTCCGTGAAATTGCTAAAAGGCTTTCACTTAACTCAGAGGTCATGGATCTTGGAGTGGCTGCTACCACAATGGAAATATCATGGTACATGGACACCAACTTACAGAAGTTCTGAGGGGGTGAGGATATGTGAACTGCACTCGGTtgatatttttctctgctttttttgatGTGAGACTTTAGGCCTGATGATATAATCAAGTTGATCATGAAAATTTACAGCAGTTATGTTTGGGAAGGAAGGCTATGCCTTGGAGTTACACGTGAGAGAAGAAATACCAATGTCTTTGGTCAGGGATGCTACAGAGTGGCTTGACGTGGCCAGTGGAGATAAGTGGAAACATGATATGGTGGTTTCATTAAAAGGCATTCAGCACATGCCCCTGccttctatttttccttccttcctgtcttcatttttctttctttctttggtaagaacacttaacatgagatccactctcttaacagatttttttaaggttacaatacagtattgttatctATAGGCACAATGTTGAATTGCAGTTTATTAGAACTTATTCATCTCACATTAACTGAAATTTTACACCTATTGAGTAGTTACTTTCCATTTATCCCTCTACCCcaacccctggcagccaccaataTATTCTttgcttctatgaatttgactattttttttattaggctatcattgatatacaatcttatgttcaggtttcacatgaacaacattgtggttactacattcccccctataaTCAAGtctctaccacataccccattacagtcacagtccatcagcataataagatgctatagagtcactatttgtcttctctgcgctatacttccttccctgtgcccccctatattatgtgtgctaatcataatgccctttaatccccttatccctcctttcccaccaaccctccccagtccctttccctttgataactgttagtccattcttgggttctgtgagtctgctgctattttgttccttcagtttttgctttgttgttaaactccacagatgagtgaaatcatttggtacttgtctttctccgcctggcttatttcactgagcataataccctctagctccatccatgttgttgcaaatggtaggatttgttttctttttatggctgaataatattccactgtgtatatgtaccacatctttatccattcatctattgatggacacttaggttgcttccatttcttggctttgtaaaaagttctgtgataaacataggggtgcatatgtatttttgaatctgggatcttgttttctttcagtaaattcctaggagtggaattcctggtcaaatggtatttctatttttagttttttgaggaactaatttacattcccaccagcagtgtaggagggttcctctttctccacatccttgccagcatttgttgttgcttgtcttttggatgttggccatcctaactggtgtgaggtgatatatcattgtggttttaatttgcatttctctgatgactagtgatgtggagcatcttttcatgtgtctgttggccatctgatttggagaagtgcctgtttggatcctctgcccattttttaattggattatttgctttttggttgttgaggcacgtgagctctttatatattttgaatgtcaaccccttattagagatgtcatttatgaatatattctcccatacagtaagatgcctttttgttctactgatggtgtcctttgctgtacagagctttttagtttaatttagtcccacttgttcatttttgcttttgtttcccttgcccgaggagtgAATTTGACTATTTAGATAAATTATATAAggggaatcatgcagtatttgtccttctgtgattggcttatttcacttggcataatgtctgTAACATTTGTCTATGTTGCagaacttccttctttttaaaaactgaataatattccattataagtATACATAACAttctctttatctattcatccactgatggacatttaggttgcattCATAtgttggctgttgtgaatagtgttacaatgaacatgggaatgctaatatttcttcaagatcttgatttcaattctttggggtatatatgcagaagtgggattgctggatcatgtagccatacaactcaatagctaataatctgatttaaaagtgGGCTGAAGACTTTAATAGACACTTCTCCAGTGAAGACAAACAaaaggccaacaggtatatgaaaagatgctcaatattacttatcattagggaaattcaaatcagaaccacaatgaagtatcacctcacatctgatGCCACATCCAATAATAGGATAGCtattatcaagaaaacaaaaaacaacaagtTGGCAAGAACGTGGAGAAATGCTTGTGCATTTTTTGTGGCAATGCAAAATGGTGCCACCACTATGAAAAatagcatggaggttcctcaaataattagaaatagaactaccatatgatccttTCTCCTTCTTGCTTCATGAAGCATGGCAGAAGAGGGTCATACTAGAGGGAGAGTAGACTGGTGGCTGGAAGGAGTCTGAGGATTTGTGAAGTGCCCATGATTCCCAACTCCGGACTATTtagtgaaagaaagagagaaagaaacttttCTCTTGTTTCATCTCAGTGTTATTTCAGGTCTCTGTTACCCTCAGCTGAACCTAATTCCAAGTAATACATTTCAGAATAGTAATTTTGGTAAAGCTTTTGCTATGTTTATTTAGAAAAGATCTGAACTTTGCCATAAATCACTGGGAATTGATCTGGCTCAAGTGGAGATTATCTGGAATGTGCTATGGGCATGAAATATGCAAATGGTCCACTGACTGGGGTTTATCTTTTGTGAACAAGTTGACAGGTGATAGATACCAGTGATTCCCAACTGATTCGTTTCTTTCTCAAAGACTTACCCTTTGGACAAATCATGAGCTATGGGAACTTCTGTCTATTTTGAGATGTTTAAGGCTTGCCCAGAGTTCTGTCCAAGATTTCTGAGGATTGCTGGGTGAAGCTTCTGTGTCATGGTGACCTCTGGGTTCTCATTCCTTGTTATGAGCTGGTCCTCTTTTGTCCAGCAGCTGTTCTCCTTTATTTCTCAGGTCCTTCCAGTGTGGAACACAACTCTTTCTTCTTGTTCTCTCAGATTCCCTCTCAAACCACTTTGCCTGAAGGTTTGGGGACAGTTAGACAGTTAGTAAAGAGCTTTTTGCCCTGGGCCTGTTCACAGTTGATGCAAAGAAACAATGATACTGTGaaataagtcttttaaaaaattcaattaaaaaattttttttgttctttcaacagtttttttattgtagtaaaacaTGGAGAACATGcaatttgccattttaacatgTACAATTCTACAtgcacattttatgtatataattcagtggcagtaattacattaataatgttgtgcaaccatcacaattttttgatttttgattCCCAAATCAAATTCCTACACAGAGTCCTCCTCTCTCACCCAGAGGTATGACTATCCTCAGAGAGATCACAGTCTTATTCTCAAGTAACAGGAATTCAGGAACTGGAAAAATCCCTATGCTTCCCTCTGATGCAATTTAAGCCACTCTCATTCCTCCAGCTGACCGTGGTAGAATCCACAGAGCTGAGGATGGATTGGGTGTCAATGGTACTGTCAAAGCCTGATGGTTGTCAGCCTTCTGGACTCTGATACTCAATTGAGAAGCAGACGTGTGATAGGTAGGATAGCTATATACTCTTGATCCTGGTTCAGCCTTTGACCCTATTGCAAATGGTTGCAGTTCTGAACCATGGATCAGGAAGAGGACAGCTTAGAACAGGGAATGCTagaagctgcagccaggagggATCTTGGGAATGCATATGGTCAAAGAGGAatgggtgtgtatatgtgtaggGGGAAATGGGGAAGACTGCATCTCTGGGAGACAGGTCACAGTAGAGTTGGAGGCTCTACTCTGCTCACTTCCCTTTTGCCCCTCCGAAATAATTCTAGAGGGCTACAGTCATGCTAGAATTTGACAGCTGAATTTCAAATGATAAAGCAAGAGATGAAGGGAGAGATTATTTGGGCAGTTCAGACAATGGGTTAAATGTGCAAGGCTGTTTGAAGCTGTGATTCCCATCTATTAATAAAGTCCAACTGTGCAGTGTCACCAAAATGGTGTAATGATTAGGCTGATAGTGGAGTTCTGGACAGTATGAATGACATACAAACATGGGAATGAGCTAGTGGTGAGTGGAGCAACAGGATTGTTTTGTACAGAGTTCTGGAGGGAAGTCACAGACAACAAGCTATTCTTAGATGGGGAAGGGGACTGTTAATTCCCAGACTTCAATTTAACTACAGAGACCATGTGCCTATCAGCAGACAGGTGTGTCTTGGGCTGCATGAGGCCCCTGACTACAGAGTGTTCTGTGGCCATATGCTGTGGGCCTAAGCTTCAAATACATTCATtgaccctccttccctccagTCCAGAGAGGAATGACTGAGGGATTCTATGCCCAATGTCCCCAGTCACCACACCAGTCCTCCTCCTgagctctcccctctcccatcctGGCCTGGACATGGTGCCCAGGACATCTGCTTTCTCCATTCTGTCACAACAGCTCCATTTCCAATCCCGATTGCACATGCTCTGGGTCTAGGGCCCAGCTCTTATTCACACAAATTTTCAAAGTGCTCAGGTTCGAAACCCATTTCAGAAAGAAGGAACCAGCTGTTAAATGTAAGGAGACTGCTATGCCCACTATCAGATTCCAGCTTGCTTGGGGCTGACTGACTACACTGCAGCTGAATTCCTGGGAAGGGAACTGAACCTTGAATTGGACGGGCATGTGGGGGACAGCTGCATCCCATCATGCCACAGTACCAGTTGAGACCACATGCCCTTCCATGCCTGGAGCAAGGAACCCTGCCCTGGGTGCTCTTCTTCCAGCCACCATGCACTCCTGATGAACCTATTTCTGCTCTGTTGTCAGACCATATGCTATTATTTCAATCTGTTCAGTGAGTAGAAGGCCCCAAGGTGCTCTGGTTTGAACCCACGCTGTATTTGATAAGGCTGGGCTCAAGAATTCTCAGAAGCAGAGCCCCTCTATATTGTCTCCTGGGGGTAGAAGCTGGCCTCCGTAGCCTGGTGATTTTAAGAGGACACAGAGCAATTGGGTATTTGGAGGCTGCCATGCCTGTCttggctgtgtgtgtgcacagtggAATGATCACCCAGAGGGGAGGATTAGTGGGAGTGAGGAGCAGGTGCTCAGACCCCAGTCATCTCTGGGCTTCCCAAAATGCTTAAATAGCCCTGTCCCCGCAGTGGTCTCAGGAATCAGAGCACTGTTGGAGGTAACCCGCAGCTCTGGTCCTGGTGCTCTCCAAAGCGTTCAAGTCTGAATGACTGGAGCACGAGGCAGATTGGAGGAGAGAAGAGGACTCAGGGTGCCTGCCCTGGTGGAGCAGAGACTGGAGGAGCTGCTGGGGAGTGGGCGAGGGGTGGGAGAGGTGACTGTGCTGGCAGACACTGGTTAGGTGGTACCCACACTGAACTGGAAATGGGAGGAATTGATTAAATCAGTGGTCTTCAAAGTGGGGTGTGCAAGATGATCCATTTggatgtaaaagaaaaattaagacttCGGTTTATGTTTTAgtgtaaaaataaagaatttaggaTTTATCAATATTTACTGTATGGATTGATACAGGCACTGTTACTCAGCCCTTGTGTCCGGGATGTATCATAGTAGAGGGGTCCTTAGGGGAAGCAAGGGGATTCTACTATACAGGGGAGGGAGTGACTGTGGTACCCTCCCTGCTCCAGTTGCTTTCAAATGAACCCTGAGGTATTATAAATTACTTGTATCCCAGGTTGTAGATAGGTGATATCATCTAACTACCATTTAACTAAACTAATTCTCACAAAAGGGACAAGTGGTCTGAAAAGATTCCTGCAAATAAGTCCCCGGATAGAAAATAATATGAGTTGTACAAGCAAAAGCAAACTCAGATAAACGGCAATTTCCTACCACTCATACAAGATCCATTACAACGCTGTTTCCGACAAGGAAGttggacagaaaaaagatcagatTTATAAAAGAGACTAATTGGAATATGGATCTGTATCACTAGAGTTAGCAGCCAACCTAAGGGTATATTGAGACTTGAGCAATTAgctaataataatataaacatgCCATCATGATCAGCAAGACATGTAACTTCTATATACCCAGAGCATGAAGACAAACCTCTACAGTTCTGGGGGGGATAATCCAAGTCATGCAATGCTTAGTTGTGTCCTTGTGTGaactattattaaatataataaacatgtttAGAGTAAAATCTCTCATTCTTAATAGTAAAAGGCAAAATGTCAGTCACCATTGTTAGAAAAATACGCTCTTCTATCTATTATGGTTAAAGTGTTTGAATTAGTACCGAGAAAAGATggcagcaaaaaaaaagaaaaatacattctgttgaaaaacagagagaaaacattGCTGAAGATGTGAGGGCCCGTTTCTGAACCCACAGTGTGTTGTGGAGGTTGGCTGTAGGCTGGAATCAAGTTGCTAACAAGCTTCCCCTAAGTCTTTGCCATACTTTTCAATGACAGCATTTATAAAGGAATAGATCTTCTTATCTACTAAAGGAAAGATGTTTACAGTATGAATGGCTTATTTTGTATAACATGCTGTGGTTTTTATGTGCTGAAGTGGAATATAAAATGTGGGGGTAGGGGCAGGGAGGGACTACATATAAAACTCATCTATTGCATCATTCATCTACAAATTCCAACAATAAAGAAGTTGAAGTTAGAAGAGTACAAAGTACTAGAGGATGTCAATAAAGTAATAAGGTTAATTTGAAAAAGTTCTTAAAATGTAATAGAATCTTTAAAATGATATGTAGAATGAGATGATGAAAACCTTTTATCTTACTCAAAGGTTTACTATCTCAAGGCAAAGAACTTAAAAGCTGTGGAATTTAAAGACGTGTTTCCTTAACAAAAAGGTAAGTATTCCAAATCTGCTGACTTCTGATGTGCTGGCTTGGGACAGTCACaagtgcatgtgtgcatgcacacgcgtgtgcatgcacacacacaatgtatCCTTTCAGGTAAAGGTGCTGTTTTAGCTATGAATATAACATTCTTTAAAAGAATCATGTTATGGGGAAAGCACTTTGAATATTGATCTTTGGAACTGTTTCCATCATCACGTGATTTTAATGCCAAAATGATGTATGTCCATGTCACCCATATGGAATGTTATAGCCACAATCTTCAAAATAAAGATGTGttcttttaaatctattttgttaTCTCCCAAATGAAGAGTTTCAAGAATTAAGAAAATCCCATTGTTAAAAATATTCACAAGAACAACTGATGAAAGCATCATTGGAAACGTGGGCTTCATGGACAAAGGAGTTTTATTGTGGAATTTCACATTTGCAAAATTGGTAGATGGGATTTAAACAGTGAGAATTTGATCTAAGAAGTGTAACCAAAGATAGAATTCTTCTATTTGGGTCTATGTATCTTTATGTGATATCTTTTTTTGGGGCTATAACAGCCATTAGGACTAAGTATTGACATTAATTGAACTTAAAAGCATACTTTCTAGTctcataaaatattaaactaaGATTAATCTAAACCACTTTTAATCATGTTGCTCTCACTAAGCAGAGTTTTGCTAATAACTTTGAAAGGAAAGTGGTATACTGTACTATTTATCAAAAATGAAGTAATTTGAAGTTAATGTTTCATCTTTACCACCCCtttcaatggtttttagtgtGCCTTATAACATATAATAGTTGCATGTGcctaacatttataaataagaaattttaaatatcaggCTATCAAGTAGAAAGAATAAAACTTGGTACTTAAATGAGACAACTGTGTGAAAGCAGTTGGCACAATGAGgatacacagtgggtgctcatTAATGAATAGATTCACTTCCTTCCATGGTGACAAATTTGATATGAGGAACGAAAAAGGGTAAGAGTCAAGGTGGCTCCCAAGTGTGGCCTGGGGGAGTAAGAGGTGGTGCTATGGGTCATTAAGACTGGAAATAGGAGCAAGTTCTGGCACTTCCTGGGAGGAAATTAGGAGTCTGAGTTTGGATACGTTTCCATGGGCCTACAACCTCGAGTGGAGAGGTGCCCCGGGAAGTTGGATACACCAACTGGGCTGGAGATGAGGTTCATGTGTCAATAGCAGGCAAGAGCTGTTAAAACGATGGGAGTGGGTGAGATCCCCAGAGTGGGCCAGCAGAATGAGAGCGGAGGCAGGCAACGGTGGGACCCCAGGGGAACACACAATGAAAAGCCAGGTTGTGGAGGCCGAGAAGCTGCAGTGACCCAGGTACATAGAAaatttggagagagagaaaggggcggTGGGCACCAATTCCCCAAACTGTACAAGCGTTCCAGGAAGGAAGGTGTAGTCAACAGGTTCAAATGCTGGGGAGAGGAGAGTAAGGGGCTACAAGGCACCCCCTTTATTGGCAACTAGGACAGTCGGTCTTGGAAGGGTGGGTGTAAAAGCCAGAGAGCAGAGCGTTGGAagagtgagtgtgcgtgtgtgtgtgtgcgcgcgcgcgctgggaggggcaggaaggtGATCCAAGGGACCAGGCGGACGCCCAGGAGAAAACCGATGCTTCCAGGTTCGGTCAGCTACGGGGTAAGTCACCTGTTCGGGGGCTGTGACCTCAGAATCTCACCTTGGGGAAAGTCCTGACAGAGGAGGAGCAAATTTGTGCTCTCGCGGTCTGGTGGGTGGTATCCGAGGCGAGGTCCGAGGAGCCTGACTAGAGCCTGACCCCGGGTGCCGGCGAGCGCGCTTCCGGCCCGGGGACAGGGCGACCGCCGCGCCCCTGGAGCTCTCAAGTTTCCTGTTGACAGCGCGGCCGGGGCGCTTCAGGTAGCGGCGGGCAGGCCTGGGTGGCGGGCGGCCGGGGGCGCAGACCTGCGCGGCGCTGCGGCCAGACCCGCGCCCCTCTGCTGCCTGCTCGCCTCTCCCGGGCTGCACGCCCAGGGAGGGCACCGACTGGGCCGGCGCGAGCCTGGCGAGCTTCTTCCTGGGGGGTCGACCCACCTCCACCGGGCCGCCCGGGGTCTGGGGCGCCGACCCGCCGCAGCACCTCCCGCTCGGGACGCTGACCCCGCCCCTGCCGCCCCGCAAGCTCCGTCGAGCGCGGGCGGGGGGCGCGGCCTGGTCCCTGCCCAGCGCCAGGGTGCTGAGGTGCTGGGCCGCCCCTCCGCGGCGCTTTCTGTGCGCGCGACCCAGCGCCGCCACC from the Manis javanica isolate MJ-LG chromosome 11, MJ_LKY, whole genome shotgun sequence genome contains:
- the LOC108387733 gene encoding uncharacterized protein; protein product: MAKGPARGHQGAERRLAHLRSLEPRPPQGQGQEHRQGPGQGCAHARGAASVCWEVQGQGSEPRAFRLPPWAAGATGRGPKVSSAALRALGFGGQGHAVGRKGAARKSGAQVAALGRAHRKRRGGAAQHLSTLALGRDQAAPPARARRSLRGGRGGVSVPSGRCCGGSAPQTPGGPVEVGRPPRKKLARLAPAQSVPSLGVQPGRGEQAAEGRGSGRSAAQVCAPGRPPPRPARRYLKRPGRAVNRKLESSRGAAVALSPGRKRARRHPGSGSSQAPRTSPRIPPTRPREHKFAPPLSGLSPRQSGLRGNLREQEERVVFHTGRT